TGAACCATGAGGGAGGAAGAGCTAGTGTGTGAGAGCACTGTTGTATTAGATTAGTTAAGTACAAATGGAGGAAGAATCTTGACGTGTGAGAAAACtattatattgaattaataagTGTGAGGAAGGAAGATCCTAAGTGTGTGAAAGCATTTTATTGGATTACTTAAGCACAAAGGGAGCAAGATGTGCCAGAACACTATTGTAATGGATTCGTTAAAACGAGGAAGAAAGAGCACTATTGTGCAAGAGCATTATTGTATTGAATTAGTTAAGCGTGAGAGAGGAACAACTCTAACATGTGAGAGAACCATTGTATTATATTGGTTATGGAAAGATCCTAATGTTTAAGAGCACTTTTATATTGGATTAATTAAGCATGGGGGAGAAAGAGTCATAATGTGTGAGGATGGAAGATTCCAGGTGTGTAAGAGCTTCAAACACATTTGTAATGGATTAATTAACATAAGGGAGAAAGAGCTCTATTGTGTAAGAGCATTATCGTATTGAATTCGTTAGGCATGAGAAAGAAACAACTCTAATGTGAGAGAACCACTATAGTGAATTAGTTAAGCATGATGAAGAGCTCTTTAGAGCACTATTATATTAGATTAATTAAGAACAAGgaataaaaagttataacaTATAAGAGTATTATCGTACCAGCGATCCTAACTTTACACTCAATAAAATCACAAGAGACcgtttctatttctttttctaatttttaaatagaaatggTTCATTCATGTCATTGatagaatgaaataaaaggCAAAACTAAAGACCCAAAGgtgattaaagaaaagaacGCCAAGGTGGGACAAGATAAAAAAGACTTCAAAAGCTTAAAAGGGCTATTTGCACCGGTACAAAGTAGTAGAAATGACCACATTCATAAAAAGCTCAAAACTGGAGCAAGTGCCCTAAAAGAGGCGCTTATTGCGCTCACCCAAAGTATCCATATAAATACTCGAATGATAGTTAACCTGATAGTTTTCTTACGACTATGGAAAGGGTGACCAACAGATAAAGAAGGCTGGTAAACCAAACATGTTATGAGAAGAAACCGCCGACCAACTAAAAGCTTGCAGAATATAATGCCACAAAACagcaaatgaagaaaaagatgagCAGAAGGTTCCAATTGAGAACGACACATAGGACACCAAGAAGGAGAGAAGGCCAGAAGGCCATGTAGGACATACGACGTTGAAGGCAATCAAGAGTATTAATAGCACTAAGGCTGAGTTCCtacaagaaaattttaattttcttaaaaaatctaTCCATCCAAATAGCGAAATAAACATCcacaacattattattatcatagCCCACCAAGTCGTCCATGAGAGATTTAACAAAGAAGGTTGAGTAGGAGGAATCAATAATCCAAATCCACGAATTAATGTAATACCAAATGGTATTACTGGTATTATGAAAGCGGAGCGAAAATAAAAGCTACAACAAGACTCATTTAAGAACATCTAAATTATTAAGATTACGACAAAGGTGCAAATCCCAAACTTCAACGTCCTCAACCCAAACATCAGCCACCATAATATCAAGGAAGCTAGCCATGCAAAATAAGCAAGGGAAAGCCAATGAAAGAACACAACAACTGTGCCAACGGTCCTTCCAGAAAGAAACTGAAGCACCATTGCCAAGATGATTGCAAGTACCATTGGCCACCAAATCAATGGTTTGACAAATAAAACGCCAAGGAGATTTGGAAGATCTCCGAATAACCGTCGGCCAAACATAAGAATTGGCATAGTATTAATTTCACGAGAGACAGTTAACGCATTCTTTGACAGAAAATCATCATTCACAACTTTACAACAGTAAGGTcattcatacaaaaattaacaaaagaacaaTCCAGCCAATCCTTAAACCAAGCAGTTTAATTTCCAAGACAGTCCAGTACCTTCTAGGTACAATTGTATTGAAATCCTTTATCAGTTTTCAAATGTGAAAGGTAAAATTGAACATATGGCACTCAGTAAATACTTATTCCAGTAAGAATAACATCATGTTACAAAGCTATGGAAATACAACTCTTCACTAGTGCAATTCGGGGTCggacaaaatgaagaaaagaacgTGTGTCTAGAgtgatttttgttattatcatttttacaGTAAAAAAAGGCACTGTAAAAGGCATCAACACTACTTCAAAATCAATGTCAATGGCCTTACCCTGCCCTCAAATCTCTTAAATTATTCAAGCCGCTAGATCCTCCCAACCACTCCTCCAGTTTCGCTTCTTTATCAGCCCTGAAATCATCGAAGTTATCGGACACCGAAAGTAAATCAGTATTCAAGCATTCATCAACCATGTCATCCTGTTGCGACTGATCATTAACTTGACTGGACAGAGGCAACTCCTCATTGTCCACATCTGGCTGTGACGAGCTAGAAGTAGTAGAAGCAACTGGCGGTTGGATAGCTTGTGGCTGTAGTTTATCAACTTCAACTTCTGCAAGATCTTCCTTGATGTCAAGCTGTGGCCACTTAAAGTTGCTCGCCTTTTCTCTTGCTGACTTGAATACTGTTGAAATATAACCTCCACTGTCATCATTAAATGGGGCTCCAATTGCTCTTCGCCCCCAACTGGTCGATCTCCAGGTGCTCATTCTCCCTGGCTGTTGTTGCTGCATGCCAGAAGTATTATGGATCAAGCCCCTTCTTGGCTGTTTGGTTGACATTATAGCAAGAGACTTCCTTATGTCTCTGATCATCTCATCAGCAATAGGAAAACCACATTCTTTCATCGATCTTAACATCGTGATCGAATCCTCCGAATCTTCAGTGTGGAGAGTTGTTTCATGAGATTTGTGTACCACACTATTCTTCAGATTGATAACATTGGGAACAGCATTTTTTGTATGCTGTTGAATGTAGAAAAGCCCAGTTGAAGGTTCATTTGCTATATACTTGATCATCTCTGCCGAGCTTTCAGCTA
This DNA window, taken from Cucumis sativus cultivar 9930 chromosome 6, Cucumber_9930_V3, whole genome shotgun sequence, encodes the following:
- the LOC101218921 gene encoding uncharacterized protein LOC101218921 isoform X2: MIKYIANEPSTGLFYIQQHTKNAVPNVINLKNSVVHKSHETTLHTEDSEDSITMLRSMKECGFPIADEMIRDIRKSLAIMSTKQPRRGLIHNTSGMQQQQPGRMSTWRSTSWGRRAIGAPFNDDSGGYISTVFKSAREKASNFKWPQLDIKEDLAEVEVDKLQPQAIQPPVASTTSSSSQPDVDNEELPLSSQVNDQSQQDDMVDECLNTDLLSVSDNFDDFRADKEAKLEEWLGGSSGLNNLRDLRAG
- the LOC101218921 gene encoding uncharacterized protein LOC101218921 isoform X1, encoding MHGFSTVDGFVEIAESSAEMIKYIANEPSTGLFYIQQHTKNAVPNVINLKNSVVHKSHETTLHTEDSEDSITMLRSMKECGFPIADEMIRDIRKSLAIMSTKQPRRGLIHNTSGMQQQQPGRMSTWRSTSWGRRAIGAPFNDDSGGYISTVFKSAREKASNFKWPQLDIKEDLAEVEVDKLQPQAIQPPVASTTSSSSQPDVDNEELPLSSQVNDQSQQDDMVDECLNTDLLSVSDNFDDFRADKEAKLEEWLGGSSGLNNLRDLRAG